CTTCGTGGACCTGGGGGCGGGGATGATCGGGCTCCTGCACATCACCGATATGAGCTGGGGCAGGGTGTCCCATCCCAGCGAGGTCCTCGCCATAGGGGACTCTATCGAGGTGGTCGTGCTCGACTTCGACAAGGAATCGATGAAGATATCCCTGGGCCTCAAACAGAAGACGCCCAACCCGTGGGAGACGGTAGATACCAAGTATGCCTCCGGCAGCAAGGTAAAGGGATCCATAGTCAATATAGTGCCGTACGGCGCGTTCGTAGAGCTGGAGAAAGGCGTTGAAGGGCTTCTCCACATATCGGAGCTTTCCTGGACCAAGAAGTATGCCAATCCGAATGAGCTTTTGGCGATCGGAGACCGCATAGAGGTGCAGGTGCTGGATGTGGATAAGCAGAATAAGAAGATATCACTGGGCCTGAAACAGCTTGAGTCGAACCCATGGCTTGAGGTCGAGACGAAGTACCCCGTGGGGACGCGCGTGAAGGGCAAGGTCCGTAACCTCACGGACTACGGGGCGTTCGTCGAACTGGAAGACGGGATAGACGGGCTGGTGCACGTATCCGATATCTCATGGACGAAGCGCATAGGCCACCCCAAGGACGTCTTCAAGAAAGGCGAGAAGATCGAGGCGGTCGTCCTGGCCGTAGACGCCAATAACAGGCGCATATCGCTCGGCGTGAAGCAGCTTGCCGCAGACCCGTGGGATGATATAGCGTTGAAGTATGTGCCGAATACGATGCTGCCGGGAAAGGTCACTAAGGCGGCGAACTTCGGCCTATTCATCGAGATCGATAAGGACCTCGAAGGGCTTGCTCATATCTCCGAGATACCTCTCGGCGAAGGG
This DNA window, taken from Candidatus Omnitrophota bacterium, encodes the following:
- the rpsA gene encoding 30S ribosomal protein S1, which encodes MNDTEETDETKEVRTDDFARLYGESITNIKEGQIVKGRIIAITPKDVIVDIGYKSEGAISLSEFGDPDAIKVGDEVDVYLESKEDDNGMVVLSKQKAERAVGWEMVISRYGEGDLVDGKVTREVKGGFMVDIGVEAFLPASLAALKSFGNTRQLIGQAFQFKIVKINKPRKNIVVSRKDALQQQREEDKKKMLETLQKGAVVSGIVRNITDFGAFVDLGAGMIGLLHITDMSWGRVSHPSEVLAIGDSIEVVVLDFDKESMKISLGLKQKTPNPWETVDTKYASGSKVKGSIVNIVPYGAFVELEKGVEGLLHISELSWTKKYANPNELLAIGDRIEVQVLDVDKQNKKISLGLKQLESNPWLEVETKYPVGTRVKGKVRNLTDYGAFVELEDGIDGLVHVSDISWTKRIGHPKDVFKKGEKIEAVVLAVDANNRRISLGVKQLAADPWDDIALKYVPNTMLPGKVTKAANFGLFIEIDKDLEGLAHISEIPLGEGEKLEEKFKVGDDVNVKVIKVDSIQHKIALSLKVV